ACATTTTATGAATCTTTTTCAACAAAACTTGTAGAAAAAGGGTGAAAATTGGACCCATAGCGCAAAGCACACAAAAGAAAAAAACCGCCATTCAGCGATTTTCACAATAATTCTTGTAATAGATGATTTCGTTTCTGCCTTTCCTCTTCTGAACTAAGATCATATTTTTTTAATAAGTGGAACACTTCATTTAACACATCTTGAGTGTGATCGTTTTCAAGGAAGGTTTCAAATTGTGAAATAATTTCAGCTGGTAAATAATCGTACTGTGCTTCAAATTTTTTTCGAACATCTTCCTTCGTGTGGTCAATTGGACATTGTCCCATTTGCTTCGGCTCCCTATCTCACTTTTTTTATGATGCTTCTTTTGGAGAAAATTGATTTTTCTTCACCTTTTTGGATACCTGTGTAGATAGATACACTCCTAAAATAACAAATAAACCACCAAGTAGTTGGTACCAAGCCAAACTTTCCCCGATAAAAATAATGGCAAAGATAGATGCAAAAACCGGGATAAAGTTAAGGAATATTCCTGCCCTATTCGCTCCGATTTCACTGACAGCTGTATTCCATGCAATGAATGCAACAATAGAAGCAAAGGTACCGATATAAAGAACGGCAAAAAAAGAAGAAAAAGACCAAACGAAATATGTATGTGGATCTAATACTTCACCCATAAAAAATGGGAATAACATGATAATTCCAAGAATGATTGTCACAAAAAATGTCGAATAATTAGGTAAAATATTGGAATACTTTTTAATCATAATGGAATATACACTCCAGCAAACAACCGCAACAATCATTAATAAATCGCCTTTATTAAACGAAAGAGAGAGAATATTATCAAACGAACCTTTAGAAAGAATAAAAACTACCCCACCTAATGAAAGAATCGTACCCAACATTTGATTTCTGTTCAAATGCTCCTTAAAGAAGACAAAGGAGAAAATAAAAATAATGATGGGTGTAGATGAGTTCACGAGGGAAGCATTAATTGATGTCGTATGATGCAAAGCAATGTACACTAATGTATTAAACCCCGCGACACCCGTTAATGCCATGAACAAAACGACTGGCCATCTTTCTTTAATCGTTTTCCATTCTTGTTTTAGCGGATTCCAAACAAATGGAATAAAAATAATCAATGCCGTACACCAACGAAGGAAAGAAAGAGTGTAAGGTGGTAATTGATTTGAAACAGCACGTCCAATTACAAAGTTTCCCCCCCACAAGATCGTTGCTAATACAAGTAGGAAATAGGGAGAGGGCTTTTTCATTTTCGTTCACTTCCATTCTTTTATTCACCATTATATAACAATTCCTGATATCATTCTATGTTTTTCTATACAACAACTTGCAAATAAATTCATTCACTCCCCCTTTATTCCTCCTGAACGATGTCATTATCGGAATGAAGGATTTTTTGATTGATCAGTTGATTTATCCAAGCTGGCTGCGCCGTCTCTTTGCTTTCATTTAATACGTCGATACAATCTTTTTCGTCCAAACGTGATATTAATTCTTGTAAATGATTATGATCCCCTTGAATCGTTCCAAATCCTTGATTCTGTTTGGAGTGGCTCGTAAAATCTGTTGGTAAATTATTTCCAAAATTTACACAAGAAGCGCCTTCTACTGATCCAATTCGAATAGAACCGATGATAAAGGTCGGGGAAAAAGTCTTCAAATTATTCACTTCCTTTATTCATTGTACGTTCAACATGATAAAGAATATTTCTTCCATTAAACTGAATGGAAATATCCCCATTATGATCTTTCCTCTTTTTATCCGTTTCATTTTCCTTTTTCTTGCCGCCTTTTTCTACTGCTTTTTCTTGCTTTTTTTTCTCTAGAGCAGGTGAAAAAGTATTTCCGAAATTAAGCATTCCACTTAAATCCTTAATATCAATTTTATCTAGATGATAAGCCAATTCCTCAAGATTTAGAGATTCAATATTTACAGTGTTAATCGATAAATGGATTGTTTGTTGTCGTTTTACTTCGTTTAATTGTTGTTCTAACCGTTCTATTTTTTTATAGATGTTTTGGAGATCATTAATTAAATTCTCGATCTTCACTTTGCCTCACCCTTCAAAGTATGGTACGGATTGTCATCGATTCGCATATAATGACTTATATAGTGAAACTGCCCTCATCGATCCATATTCTTGTTCTCCTGATTCATCCCCCTTCATTTGAATAAGAAAAAAAGGAGGAGAATGGTGATGCCATCTACAATTATTTTTAATACGATTGCTGCGAATGGAATGGAAACGAATGCAGCGATTTTTGTTGGGGAGAATAGTGCGTCTGGATGGGATTCAAATAATAAGAACCAAACGAGTATCGGATTCATATTTGGAGTGGGAAATGCATTTCCGTATAACTTTAATCTATTGTATGATAATGATTATCTTGATACGCCCATT
The nucleotide sequence above comes from Oikeobacillus pervagus. Encoded proteins:
- a CDS encoding DMT family transporter; amino-acid sequence: MKKPSPYFLLVLATILWGGNFVIGRAVSNQLPPYTLSFLRWCTALIIFIPFVWNPLKQEWKTIKERWPVVLFMALTGVAGFNTLVYIALHHTTSINASLVNSSTPIIIFIFSFVFFKEHLNRNQMLGTILSLGGVVFILSKGSFDNILSLSFNKGDLLMIVAVVCWSVYSIMIKKYSNILPNYSTFFVTIILGIIMLFPFFMGEVLDPHTYFVWSFSSFFAVLYIGTFASIVAFIAWNTAVSEIGANRAGIFLNFIPVFASIFAIIFIGESLAWYQLLGGLFVILGVYLSTQVSKKVKKNQFSPKEAS